A genomic segment from Zygotorulaspora mrakii chromosome 1, complete sequence encodes:
- the BUL2 gene encoding ubiquitin-ubiquitin ligase BUL2 (similar to Saccharomyces cerevisiae BUL2 (YML111W) and BUL1 (YMR275C); ancestral locus Anc_8.834): MDSANNVGNGYDSPISFNFSNNNLGARGRQRPSTALQPSGVRRASTSSLLRLRKSESRQEEDSTQDTDKCRSESLCRISNCASNGHEKRFIDVLPSFEMYNALHRHIPQGNVNADCHYFPPCYQEVQSQRDSMLTSGENPECSSLDFRQPNALLPASAVCLNNLHPLSTQHFNIVDTGSRASAEDRIPIEDDFNDADNINIDKLYTLPKLATPIDVDIRVTKSASQPHKKPEDESILKEYTSGDIIHGYCVVENKSPKNLKFEMFYVTLEGYISIIDREKGKRTVKRFLRMVDLSASWSYSHIDVSSGIEVIPGDVDYDNAIIGLNNNRILEPGVKYKKYFMFKLPNQLLDVTCKQEQFSHLMLPPSFGIDKYRNGCKYAGIKVNNILGCGHLGIKGTPILTSDLSDDVLSINYTIDARFVGKDKKTQRLNIMREHVYNLRVISFGFYCPVIGERACTQQITDLMKLVKEKLNALKLIFERLEKKEQIKETDIHNTDLSGTIDGNTELDAAEILRLKMHQLHLQNRVGAQSDVLHRMRNSKDKINEPECIEKELSYKLKPKSNSNLKTGLFNGFRSSNFTSQKPENALARSNKAGLIVLTADIPKAAFLPYRSPSLLRKKNKLDAKNEHDQKNWLRLVSAVPQDCRTVLKELEIRLKCTQSNNSLPHNPPEIQSLTTELVCITGRSDNSIPVKLDGLTLMNESKMNDIKQKFSSYLSEIKSYSQQFEERIEELNGIYCQSGISTVPHEMKFTDFISPQMLNDIESIVNFQTKIEILTNFFKKQLETLKDVSQDKISSSSSSSSLNKSSSSGFLSTTFSGSLTDTSKLAKFTEQLTHEWVKTSPLTYTRTVKVNLENNLNNRDTIIPTFESCLCCRFYFVRVNIKFGKHIGATSIDIPVSVKNLSCD, translated from the coding sequence ATGGATAGTGCAAATAATGTTGGGAATGGATATGACTCTCCTATATCattcaacttttcaaataacaATTTAGGTGCTCGCGGTAGACAAAGACCCTCAACTGCGCTGCAACCCAGCGGGGTGAGAAGGGCCTCAACATCAAGCTTGCTACGTTTAAGGAAGTCAGAATCTAggcaagaagaagattcaaCTCAAGATACTGACAAATGCCGGTCTGAATCACTTTGTAGAATCAGTAATTGTGCCTCTAATGGGCATGAAAAAAGGTTTATTGATGTTTTACCGTCCTTCGAAATGTATAACGCATTGCACAGGCATATACCACAAGGTAACGTAAATGCTGATTGCCATTATTTCCCTCCATGCTATCAAGAAGTTCAATCTCAAAGAGATTCTATGCTGACTTCGGGTGAAAATCCAGAATGCAGCTCCTTGGATTTTCGTCAGCCAAACGCTTTGCTGCCTGCTTCAGCAGTCTGTCTAAACAATTTGCATCCGCTCTCGACTCAACATTTTAACATTGTGGACACGGGTTCGAGAGCGTCAGCTGAAGACCGTATTCCGATAGAAGATGATTTCAACGATGCAGATAATATCAACATAGATAAGTTGTACACTTTACCGAAACTTGCAACTCCAATAGATGTGGACATTAGAGTGACTAAAAGCGCTTCACAACCTCATAAGAAACCAGAGGATGAatccattttgaaagaatataCTTCAGGCGATATAATTCATGGCTATTGCGTTGTAGAAAATAAGTCCCCAAAGAACTTAAAGTTCGAAATGTTCTACGTTACGCTTGAGGGCTACATATCAATTATTGATCGCGAAAAGGGGAAACGAACTGTCAAGAGGTTTTTACGAATGGTTGATTTGAGCGCCAGTTGGTCATACTCTCACATAGACGTCAGTTCAGGTATCGAAGTCATACCTGGTGATGTGGATTATGATAATGCCATCATTGGTCTAAATAATAATCGAATATTGGAGCCAGGGGTCAAGTACAAGAAATACTTCATGTTCAAATTACCAAACCAACTACTAGATGTTACGTGTAAGCAGGAGCAATTTTCGCATTTAATGTTACCACCCAGTTTTGGTATTGATAAGTATAGAAATGGGTGTAAATATGCTGGAATTAAAGTCAATAACATCCTTGGTTGCGGCCATCTTGGCATAAAGGGCACCCCTATTTTAACCTCAGATTTATCCGATGACGTTTTATCCATAAACTATACCATCGATGCTAGATTTGTGGGCAAAGATAAGAAAACACAAAGATTGAATATCATGAGGGAGCACGTTTACAATTTGAGAGTAATTTCATTCGGGTTTTACTGCCCTGTCATCGGCGAAAGAGCTTGTACTCAGCAGATAACAGATTTAATGAAACTGGTAAAAGAGAAACTCAATGCTCTAAAGCTGATCTTCGAACgattggaaaagaaagaacaaatAAAAGAGACAGACATCCATAATACAGATTTGAGTGGCACTATAGATGGCAATACAGAGCTTGACGCGGCAGAGATATTGCGTCTTAAGATGCATCAATtgcatcttcaaaatagGGTTGGTGCTCAATCCGACGTTTTGCATAGGATGAGAAACTCAAAGgacaaaataaacgaacCTGAATGTATCGAAAAGGAACTCAGCTACAAGTTGAAACCAAAGAGCAACTCGAATTTAAAAACTGGTCTATTTAATGGATTTCGAAGTTCGAATTTCACTTCACAAAAACCTGAAAACGCTCTTGCAAGGTCCAATAAAGCTGGATTAATAGTGCTTACAGCAGATATTCCGAAGGCGGCTTTTTTGCCTTACCGATCTCCCTCTTTATTgaggaaaaagaacaaactagatgccaaaaatgaacacgatcaaaaaaactggTTGCGGCTGGTAAGTGCTGTTCCTCAGGACTGTAGAACGGTATTGAAGGAATTAGAAATACGCCTGAAATGTACTCAGTCCAACAATAGCCTTCCTCATAACCCTCCAGAAATACAATCATTGACTACTGAGTTAGTATGTATCACAGGACGATCAGATAACTCTATTCCTGTGAAATTAGATGGATTAACGCTTATGAACGAAagcaaaatgaatgatATTAAGCAAAAATTCAGCAGTTATTTATCGGAAATTAAATCATATTCTCAACAGTTTGAAGAGCGCATTGAAGAACTGAACGGAATCTATTGCCAGAGTGGAATTTCTACTGTTCCCCACGAAATGAAATTTACAGATTTTATATCGCCACAAATGTTGAATGACATTGAAAGTATAGTTAactttcaaacaaaaattgaaatcctcactaattttttcaaaaagcaatTGGAAACTCTAAAAGATGTCTCTCAGGACAAAATTTCTTCCAGTTCCTCAAGTTCTTCATTGAACAAAAGTAGCTCAAGTGGGTTTTTGAGTACGACATTCAGTGGGTCTTTGACAGATACCTCAAAACTAGCAAAGTTTACAGAACAACTAACGCATGAATGGGTTAAAACAAGCCCTCTCACGTACACGAGGACAGTTAAGGTCAACTTAGAAAATAATCTAAACAACAGAGATACAATAATACcaacttttgaaagttgcCTATGTTGTCGTTTTTACTTTGTCCGAGTCAATATTAAATTTGGCAAGCATATTGGTGCAA